Proteins from one Enterobacter bugandensis genomic window:
- a CDS encoding DUF1367 family protein, whose protein sequence is MALELQLIKHHSGILIPATPETSNILQSKTRLGDVLVAEFRRVRNPAFHRRFFALLNLGFEYWEPTGGAISSNERKLITGYAKFLASYGGNEGALIDAAEQYLEQVAYRRVTNGISLCKSFDAYRSWVIVEAGHFDAIQLPDGTLKKHPRSISFANMDELEFQQLYKAALDVLWRWVLSRSFRSRDEAENVAAQLLGFAG, encoded by the coding sequence ATGGCGCTAGAATTACAACTTATAAAACACCACTCAGGAATACTGATCCCGGCTACGCCCGAGACCAGCAATATTCTGCAATCCAAAACCCGGCTCGGCGATGTTCTTGTTGCCGAGTTCAGGCGGGTACGAAACCCGGCATTTCACCGGCGCTTTTTCGCGCTTCTTAATCTCGGTTTTGAATACTGGGAGCCAACCGGCGGGGCTATCTCGAGCAACGAGCGGAAGCTGATCACCGGCTACGCAAAATTCCTGGCTTCTTATGGCGGGAATGAGGGCGCGCTGATCGATGCTGCTGAGCAGTATCTTGAGCAGGTTGCTTACCGGCGCGTCACGAATGGCATTAGCCTGTGCAAATCCTTCGATGCTTACCGCTCATGGGTGATCGTTGAGGCAGGGCACTTTGATGCCATTCAGCTGCCAGACGGAACACTCAAAAAGCATCCTCGTAGCATCTCATTCGCCAACATGGACGAACTCGAGTTTCAGCAACTCTATAAAGCTGCGCTCGATGTTCTCTGGCGCTGGGTCCTGTCCCGTTCATTCCGCAGTCGTGATGAGGCAGAAAATGTCGCCGCGCAGCTGCTTGGCTTTGCGGGGTGA
- a CDS encoding DinI family protein, giving the protein MKIELAIDRMKKLPDGAIPALESELLKRLSKQFDECQLTIKRASNDGLTVFGDDKKEVEHIVQETWESADEWFY; this is encoded by the coding sequence ATGAAAATCGAGTTAGCCATTGATCGCATGAAGAAACTTCCTGATGGAGCTATACCTGCACTCGAGTCAGAACTGCTCAAAAGACTCAGCAAGCAGTTCGATGAATGCCAGCTTACGATTAAGCGTGCCAGTAATGATGGTTTGACTGTTTTCGGGGACGACAAGAAAGAGGTCGAACATATCGTACAGGAGACCTGGGAAAGCGCGGACGAGTGGTTTTATTAA
- a CDS encoding VOC family protein → MKDIDVGFTHVAFVVRNLEKSIDFYSRYAGMEVVHRREPDLPEARKVAWLSDRTRPFALVLVQVDAVTDTPLGNFGHLGVACSSIEEIDNKVAMARMEGILRKEPVQAGEPVGYYVFFADPDGNTLELSYGQKVGIEAFRQDDKVPASQ, encoded by the coding sequence ATGAAAGATATTGATGTAGGTTTTACGCACGTTGCGTTTGTTGTTAGAAATTTGGAAAAAAGTATTGATTTCTACAGCCGTTATGCTGGCATGGAAGTCGTACACAGGCGAGAGCCTGACCTTCCGGAGGCACGTAAAGTCGCGTGGTTAAGTGACCGAACTCGCCCTTTTGCACTTGTCCTTGTTCAGGTTGATGCTGTTACTGACACCCCTCTAGGTAATTTCGGTCACTTGGGAGTAGCTTGTTCAAGCATTGAAGAAATCGACAATAAGGTAGCGATGGCCAGAATGGAAGGCATCTTGCGAAAAGAACCGGTTCAGGCAGGCGAACCGGTAGGTTATTATGTCTTCTTCGCTGATCCTGATGGTAACACACTTGAACTTTCTTATGGTCAGAAAGTCGGGATCGAGGCTTTCCGTCAGGATGATAAAGTGCCTGCATCTCAGTAA
- a CDS encoding IclR family transcriptional regulator has product MAVNASSFEDEKPGGIQVIARAAAILNVLGKHPGGMSLGEIAQEVALPRSTVQRIVAALDSAQLVRSSGAGGLRLGPALLKLISSVHSDVVDLVRPFLEQLSANINETVTLARASGTQLAIVHYVVASRELRVVPRIGLNLPLYSTSGGRVLLAMERDEDVRILVGDAYEDLTGMTVKTLPQLLELIADVRANGLAIDLGETLEGVCTIAVALDTLFGRFSISLLVPAPRFHKHEAFYRKELMQCKEAIVNEIGRIISVGE; this is encoded by the coding sequence ATGGCCGTTAATGCTTCAAGCTTTGAGGATGAAAAACCCGGCGGGATTCAGGTTATCGCCCGTGCAGCTGCAATTTTGAATGTGCTGGGTAAACACCCAGGCGGCATGAGTCTGGGGGAAATTGCGCAGGAGGTTGCTCTCCCTCGTTCAACGGTGCAGCGTATTGTCGCGGCCTTAGACAGTGCTCAACTTGTGCGTAGCAGCGGTGCAGGTGGTCTGCGTCTGGGACCAGCACTACTCAAACTTATTTCCAGTGTGCACAGCGATGTAGTGGATCTTGTACGTCCCTTCCTGGAGCAGCTTTCGGCCAATATTAATGAAACAGTGACCCTGGCACGTGCCAGTGGTACCCAGCTGGCAATCGTCCATTACGTTGTAGCATCACGTGAATTACGTGTTGTACCTCGTATTGGACTTAATTTGCCGCTCTACAGTACTTCCGGCGGTCGTGTGTTACTGGCTATGGAAAGGGATGAAGATGTCCGCATACTGGTAGGCGATGCCTATGAAGATCTAACCGGAATGACAGTTAAAACTCTTCCACAGCTTCTGGAGCTGATCGCCGATGTTCGTGCCAATGGGCTGGCTATAGATCTGGGTGAAACTCTTGAGGGCGTCTGCACGATAGCAGTAGCGCTAGACACACTTTTTGGTCGTTTTTCTATCTCATTATTAGTTCCAGCGCCACGTTTCCATAAACATGAAGCCTTTTATCGGAAAGAACTCATGCAATGCAAGGAGGCGATAGTTAATGAAATTGGAAGAATAATTTCGGTAGGAGAATAA